The Mycobacterium paragordonae genome includes a region encoding these proteins:
- a CDS encoding serine hydrolase domain-containing protein, protein MAALDILDVLDDWPVPNAAAAVIGPDGVRATHGDTARVFALASVTKPIVARAAQIAVEEGVIELDTEAGPPGSTIRHLLAHASGLAMLSGDVLARPGARRIYSNYGFAVLAQTIERESGIEFGRYLTEAVCEPLSMTSTRLDGGADTAGYGAASTVDDLARFAGDLLRPATVSAQMHADATTVQFPGLDGVLPGYGSQRPNDWGLGFELRDSKSPHWTGAGNSERTYGHFGQSGGFIWVDPEADLALVVLTDRDFGEWALQPWPALSDAVLDAHSSKENAH, encoded by the coding sequence ATGGCGGCCCTCGACATCCTCGACGTCCTCGACGACTGGCCTGTCCCCAACGCCGCCGCCGCGGTGATCGGCCCCGACGGAGTGCGGGCCACCCACGGTGACACCGCGCGCGTCTTCGCGCTGGCGTCGGTCACCAAGCCGATCGTCGCGCGAGCGGCGCAGATCGCCGTCGAGGAAGGCGTCATCGAACTCGACACCGAGGCGGGCCCGCCCGGATCCACCATCCGACACCTGCTGGCGCACGCCTCAGGACTGGCCATGCTCTCCGGTGACGTGCTGGCCCGGCCGGGAGCGCGCCGCATCTACTCGAACTACGGGTTCGCCGTGCTCGCCCAGACCATCGAGCGGGAGTCGGGCATCGAGTTCGGCCGCTACCTGACCGAGGCGGTGTGCGAGCCGCTCTCCATGACTTCGACGCGACTCGACGGGGGCGCCGACACCGCCGGCTACGGCGCGGCCTCGACGGTCGACGACTTGGCCCGATTCGCCGGCGACCTGCTGCGACCCGCGACGGTTTCGGCGCAAATGCACGCCGACGCGACCACCGTGCAGTTCCCGGGCCTCGACGGGGTGCTGCCGGGATACGGCTCACAGCGGCCCAATGACTGGGGACTCGGATTCGAGCTGCGGGATTCGAAGTCGCCGCACTGGACGGGTGCGGGCAACTCGGAGCGCACGTACGGCCATTTCGGTCAGTCGGGTGGCTTCATCTGGGTGGATCCCGAAGCGGACCTGGCGCTGGTGGTGCTCACCGACCGCGATTTCGGAGAGTGGGCGCTGCAGCCCTGGCCGGCGCTTTCGGACGCGGTTCTGGACGCGCACTCGTCAAAGGAAAATGCACACTAG
- a CDS encoding FAD-binding oxidoreductase, which produces MKWNAWGDPAAAKPLSDGIRGLLKQVVGLEDSDEAELQPDEVKLRPCALSQADQDGLAKIVGAEYFRTADRDRLLRAGGKSTPDMLRRKDRGVQDAPDAVLLPGDDDTVLEILRYCSDHGIAVVPFGGGTNVTGGLDPTRGQFSAVISLDLRRFDQLHSLDAVSGLAELGGGVTGPEAERLLGEQGFSLGHFPQSFEYATIGGFAATRSSGQDSAGYGRFNDMIMGLRMVTPVGIWDLGRVAASAAGPDLRQLAIGSEGTLGVITKVRLRVHPVPETIRYEAWSFPDFATGVAALRAITQTGTGPTVVRLSDEAETGVNLATHETIGENQNTGGCLGLTLFEGTKEHAESRHAETRALLEASGGTSLGEGPAKTWEHGRFSAPYLRDSMLAAGALCETLETATDWSNIPALKAAVTEALTSSLAESGTPALVMCHVSHVYPTGASLYFTVVAGQRGNPVEQWWAAKKAACDAIMATGGTITHHHAVGADHRAWMRDEVGDLGVQLLRAAKATLDPAGILNPGKLIP; this is translated from the coding sequence ATGAAATGGAACGCGTGGGGGGATCCCGCCGCGGCCAAGCCTCTCTCCGATGGAATCCGCGGCCTGCTGAAGCAGGTTGTGGGCCTTGAAGATTCGGATGAGGCCGAGCTGCAGCCCGATGAGGTGAAGCTGCGTCCGTGCGCCCTGTCGCAGGCCGACCAGGACGGTCTTGCCAAGATCGTCGGCGCCGAATACTTCCGCACCGCCGACCGGGACCGGCTGCTGCGCGCCGGCGGTAAGTCCACTCCCGACATGCTGCGCCGCAAAGACCGCGGCGTCCAGGATGCGCCCGACGCGGTGCTGCTGCCCGGCGATGACGACACCGTCCTGGAGATCCTGCGTTACTGCTCCGACCACGGGATCGCGGTCGTCCCGTTCGGCGGCGGCACCAACGTCACCGGCGGGCTGGACCCCACCCGCGGCCAGTTCTCCGCGGTGATCTCACTGGACCTCCGTCGCTTCGACCAGTTGCACTCGCTGGACGCGGTGTCCGGTCTAGCCGAACTGGGCGGTGGCGTCACCGGCCCGGAGGCCGAACGCCTGCTCGGCGAACAGGGCTTCTCCCTGGGGCACTTCCCGCAGAGCTTCGAGTACGCCACCATCGGCGGCTTTGCGGCGACCCGCTCGTCCGGCCAGGATTCCGCCGGTTACGGCCGGTTCAACGACATGATCATGGGCCTGCGGATGGTCACCCCGGTCGGCATCTGGGACCTGGGCCGGGTAGCGGCCTCGGCGGCCGGCCCGGATCTGCGCCAGCTGGCGATCGGTTCGGAAGGCACCCTGGGCGTCATCACCAAAGTCCGGCTGCGGGTGCACCCGGTCCCGGAGACCATCCGTTACGAGGCATGGTCCTTCCCGGATTTCGCGACCGGCGTCGCCGCCCTGCGGGCCATCACCCAGACCGGCACCGGCCCGACCGTCGTACGCCTTTCCGATGAAGCGGAGACCGGCGTCAACCTCGCCACCCACGAGACGATCGGCGAAAACCAGAACACCGGAGGGTGTTTGGGGCTGACGCTGTTCGAGGGCACCAAGGAGCACGCGGAGAGTCGGCACGCCGAAACCCGCGCGCTGCTGGAAGCCAGCGGCGGAACCTCGCTGGGTGAGGGACCGGCCAAGACCTGGGAGCACGGCCGGTTCAGCGCGCCCTACCTGCGCGACTCGATGCTGGCCGCCGGTGCGCTGTGCGAGACGCTGGAGACCGCCACCGACTGGTCCAACATCCCCGCCCTGAAGGCCGCCGTCACCGAAGCGCTGACCAGTTCGCTGGCCGAGTCGGGCACCCCGGCGCTGGTGATGTGCCACGTGTCGCACGTCTACCCGACCGGCGCCTCGCTGTACTTCACCGTGGTCGCCGGGCAGCGCGGCAATCCGGTCGAGCAGTGGTGGGCGGCCAAGAAGGCCGCCTGCGACGCGATCATGGCCACCGGCGGAACCATCACCCACCACCACGCCGTCGGCGCCGACCACCGGGCGTGGATGCGCGACGAGGTCGGCGACCTCGGTGTGCAGTTGTTGCGCGCGGCCAAGGCCACCCTGGATCCAGCCGGAATTCTCAACCCCGGCAAACTGATTCCGTGA
- a CDS encoding S-(hydroxymethyl)mycothiol dehydrogenase yields MSQTVRGVISRSKGQPVELVDIVIPDPGPGEAVVDITACGVCHTDLTYREGGINDEYPFLLGHEAAGTVEAVGPGVTHVAPGDFVILNWRAVCGQCRACRRGRPHLCFDTFNAEQKMTLTDGTELTPALGIGAFADKTLVAAGQCTKVNPEADPAVVGLLGCGVMAGLGAAINTGGVTRDDTVAVIGCGGVGDAAVAGAALVGAKKIIAVDTDNTKLEWARKFGATHTVNAREFDVVETIQDLTDGFGVDVVVDAVGRPETWKQAFYARDLAGTVVLVGVPTPDMRLDMPLVDFFSRGGSLKSSWYGDCLPERDFPTLVDLYLQGRLPLEKFVSERIGLDGIEEAFHKMHDGKVLRSVVIL; encoded by the coding sequence ATGAGTCAGACAGTGCGCGGCGTCATTTCGCGGAGCAAAGGGCAACCCGTCGAGTTGGTGGACATCGTCATTCCCGACCCCGGACCCGGCGAGGCCGTCGTCGACATCACCGCCTGCGGGGTGTGCCACACCGACCTGACCTACCGCGAGGGCGGCATCAACGACGAGTACCCCTTCCTGCTCGGTCACGAGGCCGCCGGCACCGTCGAAGCAGTCGGCCCCGGAGTCACCCACGTCGCACCCGGTGACTTCGTGATCCTGAACTGGCGCGCGGTGTGCGGGCAGTGCCGGGCTTGCCGCAGGGGCCGGCCGCATTTGTGCTTCGACACCTTCAACGCCGAGCAGAAGATGACGCTGACCGACGGGACCGAACTCACGCCCGCTCTGGGCATCGGAGCGTTCGCCGACAAGACGCTGGTGGCGGCCGGCCAGTGCACCAAAGTCAACCCGGAGGCCGATCCGGCCGTCGTTGGCCTGCTCGGTTGCGGGGTGATGGCGGGCCTCGGCGCGGCGATCAACACCGGCGGCGTCACGCGTGATGACACGGTTGCGGTGATCGGCTGCGGCGGCGTGGGCGACGCCGCGGTCGCCGGTGCCGCGCTGGTCGGGGCGAAGAAGATCATCGCCGTCGACACCGACAACACCAAGCTGGAGTGGGCGCGCAAGTTCGGCGCCACCCATACGGTCAACGCCCGCGAGTTCGATGTGGTGGAGACCATCCAGGACCTGACCGACGGCTTCGGGGTCGACGTGGTGGTCGACGCCGTCGGCCGGCCGGAGACCTGGAAGCAGGCCTTCTATGCCCGCGACCTCGCCGGCACCGTGGTGCTGGTCGGAGTGCCGACGCCGGACATGCGCCTGGATATGCCGCTGGTGGACTTCTTCTCCCGCGGCGGCTCGCTCAAGTCGTCGTGGTACGGCGACTGCCTGCCCGAGCGCGACTTCCCCACCCTGGTCGACCTGTACCTGCAGGGCCGGCTGCCGCTGGAGAAGTTTGTCTCCGAGCGAATCGGGCTAGACGGCATCGAGGAGGCTTTTCACAAGATGCACGACGGCAAGGTATTGCGTTCGGTGGTGATTCTCTGA
- a CDS encoding DUF3145 domain-containing protein, giving the protein MRASNQFADVTAGVVYVHASPAAVCPHVEWALSSTLQAKANLVWTPQPAMPGQLRAVTNWVGPVGTGARLANALRSWSVLRFEVTEDPSPGVDGHRFSHTPQLGLWSGPMSANGDIMVGEMRLRTLMAQGADTLAAEMDSVLGTAWDEALEPYRDGGDAGEVTWLSRGVG; this is encoded by the coding sequence ATGCGTGCGTCAAATCAGTTCGCCGACGTGACGGCTGGTGTGGTGTACGTCCACGCCTCCCCAGCGGCGGTATGCCCGCATGTGGAGTGGGCGTTGTCGTCGACCTTGCAAGCCAAGGCGAATTTGGTGTGGACTCCGCAGCCGGCCATGCCCGGGCAGTTGCGCGCGGTCACCAATTGGGTGGGTCCGGTCGGGACAGGAGCCCGTCTGGCGAACGCGTTGCGCTCATGGTCGGTTCTGCGGTTCGAAGTGACCGAGGATCCCAGCCCCGGCGTCGACGGCCACCGGTTCAGTCACACTCCGCAGCTGGGGTTGTGGAGCGGACCGATGAGCGCCAACGGCGACATCATGGTCGGCGAGATGCGGTTGCGGACATTGATGGCTCAGGGCGCCGACACCCTTGCCGCCGAGATGGATTCGGTGCTGGGCACCGCGTGGGATGAGGCGCTCGAGCCGTACCGCGACGGCGGTGACGCCGGTGAGGTCACCTGGCTGAGCCGAGGAGTCGGCTAG
- a CDS encoding class I SAM-dependent methyltransferase yields MTAPETGTETVEAFTDRMVSTIDNASLTLLLSLGHQTGLLETMADLPPSTSAEIADAARLDERYVREWLGGMTTGRVVEFNAATGTYTLPAQRAAVLTSAAGPNNLALVAQFVPLLSEVEQKILGCFRAGGGLPYSEYPRFHTLMAQQSGVVFDAGLVNVVLPLVDGLPERLRSGADVADFGCGSGHAVNVMAQAFPASRFTGIDFSDEAIATGRDEAARLGLQNVTFESHDLPTLAKEAAYDVIVVFDAIHDQAQPARVLENIHRALRPGGVFLMADIKASSHLEDNVDVPMSTYLYTVSLMHCMTVSLAHGGAGLGAAWGTQLATSMLADAGFDNVVVAEVESDPINNYYIARK; encoded by the coding sequence ATGACGGCACCCGAGACCGGCACCGAAACGGTGGAAGCCTTCACCGACCGAATGGTGTCGACGATCGACAACGCAAGCCTGACGCTGCTCTTGAGCCTGGGACATCAGACCGGGCTGCTGGAGACGATGGCCGATCTGCCGCCATCCACCAGTGCGGAGATCGCCGACGCCGCGCGCCTGGACGAGCGTTATGTCCGAGAGTGGCTGGGCGGCATGACAACCGGCCGTGTCGTCGAGTTTAACGCCGCGACCGGGACCTACACATTGCCCGCCCAGCGCGCAGCGGTGCTGACCAGTGCGGCCGGGCCGAACAACCTGGCGCTGGTCGCGCAGTTCGTGCCGCTGCTCAGCGAGGTCGAGCAGAAGATCCTCGGGTGCTTCCGGGCCGGCGGCGGACTGCCCTACAGCGAATACCCTCGCTTCCACACGTTGATGGCCCAGCAGAGCGGTGTGGTGTTCGATGCCGGGCTGGTCAATGTGGTGCTGCCATTGGTGGATGGCCTGCCGGAACGTCTTCGGTCGGGGGCCGACGTCGCCGACTTCGGTTGCGGCAGTGGGCATGCCGTGAACGTCATGGCGCAGGCGTTTCCGGCCAGCCGGTTCACCGGCATCGACTTCTCGGACGAGGCCATCGCCACCGGCCGCGACGAGGCGGCGCGGCTCGGGCTGCAGAACGTCACCTTCGAAAGCCACGACCTGCCGACGCTGGCCAAGGAAGCGGCCTACGACGTCATCGTGGTATTCGACGCGATCCACGACCAGGCCCAACCGGCGCGCGTGTTGGAGAACATTCACCGCGCGTTGAGGCCCGGCGGCGTGTTCCTGATGGCGGACATCAAGGCATCGAGTCACCTCGAGGACAACGTCGACGTACCGATGAGCACCTACCTCTACACGGTGTCGCTGATGCACTGCATGACGGTGTCGCTGGCCCACGGTGGCGCCGGGCTGGGAGCGGCGTGGGGCACGCAGTTGGCCACCTCGATGCTGGCCGACGCCGGCTTCGACAACGTGGTGGTAGCCGAAGTCGAGTCCGACCCGATCAACAACTACTACATCGCCCGTAAGTAG
- a CDS encoding diacylglycerol kinase: protein MSRREIAKVTALTNPLSGHGAAIEAAQRAIARFHKRGIEVVEIIGDGAEDARFLVAAALEKGTDAVVVTGGDGVISNALQVLAQTDVPLGVIPAGTGNDHAREFGIPTKDPEAAADVVVDGWTETIDLGRIKDHHGVNKWFGTVAATGFDSLVTDRANRMTWPHGRVRYYIAMLAELSQLRLLPFRLVLDGQQVIETDLTMTAFGNTRSYGGGMLICPNADRSDGLLDLTMVRSESRTKLIRFFPTALKGTHVGLDEVTTARAKTVEVECPGINVYADGDFACPLPAEISAVPAALQVLRPAHKV, encoded by the coding sequence CTGAGCCGGCGCGAGATCGCCAAGGTGACCGCGCTGACCAACCCATTGTCCGGGCACGGCGCCGCGATCGAGGCGGCGCAGCGCGCGATCGCCCGGTTCCACAAGCGCGGGATCGAAGTCGTCGAGATCATCGGCGACGGCGCCGAAGACGCCCGCTTCCTGGTCGCCGCGGCATTGGAAAAGGGCACCGACGCGGTCGTCGTGACCGGCGGCGACGGCGTCATCTCCAACGCCCTGCAGGTACTGGCCCAAACCGACGTGCCGCTCGGCGTCATCCCGGCCGGCACCGGAAACGACCATGCGCGTGAATTCGGAATTCCCACAAAGGATCCCGAGGCCGCCGCGGACGTCGTGGTGGACGGCTGGACGGAAACCATTGACCTGGGCCGCATCAAGGACCACCACGGCGTCAACAAGTGGTTCGGCACCGTGGCGGCGACGGGATTCGACTCCCTGGTGACCGACCGGGCCAACCGGATGACGTGGCCGCACGGGCGGGTGCGGTACTACATCGCGATGCTCGCCGAACTGTCGCAGCTGCGGCTGCTGCCGTTCCGGCTGGTGCTCGACGGTCAGCAGGTGATCGAAACCGACCTGACGATGACGGCGTTCGGCAACACCCGCAGCTACGGGGGCGGAATGCTGATCTGCCCCAACGCCGATCGGTCGGACGGCCTGCTCGACCTCACCATGGTCAGATCGGAGTCGCGGACGAAGCTCATCCGCTTCTTCCCCACCGCGTTGAAGGGCACGCACGTCGGACTCGACGAGGTCACCACCGCACGGGCCAAGACCGTCGAAGTCGAATGCCCCGGCATCAACGTGTACGCCGACGGTGACTTCGCCTGTCCGCTGCCGGCCGAGATCTCCGCGGTTCCGGCCGCGCTGCAGGTGCTGAGGCCGGCCCACAAGGTGTAA